In Tenebrio molitor chromosome 1, icTenMoli1.1, whole genome shotgun sequence, the sequence tttgcttatgtttttttttatttatagaatcttgtgacacttttatttcaaagttgatatttaaagtaaaattttaaatttgaaattaaactaAAGATAcataattatcatttttcgCAAGTGAAATTGCGATTAATAGCAGAGAATACCACAATAAATTTGCTGCCAGcaatgtgttaccaactgaaaaaagTATCTATATTTCGGATGTGTTAATGGTATATTTATTAACgcattcaaaatgaattaatGGCACATACCTTGAAGCTGTTCCAAATGCAGTTGCAATAGCTTGACTCATATTAATGATATACGGAATTGGTGATTTTCTTGTCAATAAAAGGTATATTAATGGTAGCACAATAAAACCCTGAACTAGAAGTCCTACCATAACAGTAGCAAAATACAACCCTAATTGACCCAGCACCATTCCCATGTCTTCCATTTCCATTATTTTAGCCGTTACCAAAAATAATATACCAACTggagataattttattatccaagtagtaattttcaTTGAAAGAGCCATTaaattatggaaaaaatttgcTATAGTTCTGGTTTCTTCTCCTAGTTGTGCTAATGCGATACCCACTACAACGGCGACCACAACTAATCCTAGGATGTTAGTTCCTTGCACAATTTCTTCATCAACATCCCAGTTATATAAatctaaaattgtttttttaacgttgTCCACAAGCATTCTCTTTTAATGAAGATACATACCTGTTTCATTCTTATTGTTCGCAGGAGCAACCAAATTTGTTCTAgtctaaaaaataatgttttaataaGTATCTCAACATCATTAAAGCTACTTTAATAGGAATAAATAGCAGTTCAAAATCGGGAATAATTAACTCTTGCAAAGTGTCACTTCAAAGCTTTTAAATTCTTGCGAAAAATAATACACATTTTGCTGCAAATATTGTgatattattgatttttttttttaatataattttatttattttttgttatgcACTACATACTACATACATGCGACTATGTACAAATATGTAGTCTATTACcacaaaataaactaaaaagtaatttaaaaaagcactTCATGATGTGGAAATACGCCATAacacgttttaaaaataaatggatAAAACTTTAATGTTTGTAGGTTTGTCACAGTCACGTAAATCCCAACTTCACAAATATTTAACTGAcgtcaataatatttttatagcacatgttttttattactaagaattttaatttatattgttaCGTAAAGCACTTTTCAGAAAATAACtatatatgtatgtaaataCGAGTATAAATATAGtttgtacagtcgcgagcaataaattttggtcgtcaaggtcgtTCTTTAACGCAAtcaaaaatgctccattgtgaaacagtcgtaaatatcataacctatcatcatgttgtatgacattaattgtcattttttttctcattttttgacactttgttgacgtgagcataatcaggcagggaatttttttaaatttgtgacaatctaatcaaattttgaaatgacattgacgaccaaaatttattgctcgcgacagtacttatacgtattataaaaatgaatatgCATTAcgtatacaaaaataaaaaacaatatactgggtgccccaaaattcgcggaacaattcaatggggcaatgtcaactcatgttagaaaattatgagaaaataatataatataaataaattacaaaatcttTTAGATTTAAAGATATAgaggctcaaaaggtgcagttttaatttcttttattttaaatatttattaaagaagGTTTTGactatgtatttgttttttcctAACTAGTggtataataattctgaatgatTGTGTTAAGGTGTGCATTtatttacttcattattttCAGCATTTTAAGAAGTGATTTTATGTGGGTTTTACCTTAAATAACATATgacaacatggctttgattgttgtttcttatttccatggatacaataaaaattaaatatttccagATTATTGggataaattaaatgtttttaaatgttgccacatttagtgtaacacataggtccatatcttctacaaaaaagaagattgatttttttttaacattatatcTGATAATTTATGACTACGTACTgctaagttgttccgcgaattttggggcaccttGTATATTTGGAGGCAGTGATGATACTGCAGAAGTTCGCAAACTACTCAAGAAGATTTAACATAAATTGTCATAGAATGGAAACTATATTACAGTGCTCATAATTACTACTATGTCTTGatcaaaacaaaatctttattACTGAATAAATCTGCATAACTATTGTGGGATACGGATAATTGTATGTatcaaatgtttttaaaaattatttacctgttCAACGCAAGCTTGTATTATGTTGGGTGGAAACATATTTctgaaaaataacaattcttattaaaattaccactaattaataaatgaaaataataatattaaaatgaattgGACTATTTGCAGTTCTTGTATCCAAAAAtgcatttcttttatttatttaaacagtaaatatatttaatttttatatttatatttaatattgcAAAATATAAATGACCTTCATTGTCATTAACACACTTTACCTAGAATAACATGTTTATAAAGATAACATCTGctgtataattattttaaaatatacaacaaaGTGAAATATGAATATAGCTAATAAAACGAAgttattgttaaattaaagctgatatttattaaaaggttttgtacacaacaattGCCAGTACAAATTACAGTTCTTATTTAAGTTATTATGGGCAAGTtgatagaaagagaattacatatttaattcgaattaaattttaattcggcgattaacccatgattCCGAAACTttattggttcaatctgatcacgtgttcaggtaatctcgcatttgactCCGATGAACTTAATTTCgtttctgtaaactggccctataTCTTATGAACCACGAAACTTACCTTACTAAATCGAGTAAAGTGTCCACAGTGGTAACATTTCGCTGAATTTCAGTGTCAGTTGATTCATTTACAAAACCATCGCCATGTCCCGAACCCGGTCGTATTGAAGCGACTAAGGCAATGCCTAGCAAAACCGCCACAACAGTAGTTGTTAAGTAATAAGCTATAGCTCTTGCTGCTATACGCCCCGAAAGTGACAAGTCTAAACTAGCTATTGCAGACACCAAAGAAGATATGATGAGCGGTAAAATCAATGACTTCAGCATTCGTAAAAATATGTCACCAACAAAACTTACATACATCACTTCTCTTTTAGTAAACGAACCTacagtttcttttaaaattaccCCCAAAATAATTCCACATACCACACCACCGATTGTAgctaatgtcaaaaaatttgtctTTAAACAAGCTTTCCATTTGCTCGGTTTATCAGGTTTTTCCTCTTGACTCtctaatatttcaaaatttgtcatttctttGACCTCACCGTTTTCTGACAttgttacttaaaaaaaactacgtATTGGAAGCAAGTTTTGCTAATCAGAGCTCACCGACGACTGAAGCGCAGTGTTGATCCAGAAAAGTTTCTTCTCTAAATAGATTAATTAGATAAAACGGATTATCATTTATCTTGAGTTGAGGTAGATAACGTAGCGTTCTTCCTTTTATTTAACTAAATTATTTGTGAATAAATTGTGAAACACAGTAATGATGAAGTCATCGTAGCAGCTGAGAACTTTTCAATTTGCGCCTGCTTTTTACTCTACAAGTAGGTACTAGATCACAATTACACTCAATCAGTAATATGCATGATCAAATTTGTACACAGCTTGTGTTGCCTTTAAAAATTAGTGAACTATACCGGGTTTTCAAGCGAGAAGTTCGGGTGGGTTTATCTTCGCTGtcttacaaatttgaaattttaggaTGAGTCAGCGCATAGGTGCACGTAACTCAATGTAGTTCTCATGTCATTACTCCGCTTCCGCGCCACACCACCCCGActgcaaaatttaaaacatcaaACCACATTACGTAGGCTTACAGTTAGTACATAAATGTACTTGTTTTCTAACGAAAC encodes:
- the LOC138127130 gene encoding excitatory amino acid transporter 3-like; this encodes MSENGEVKEMTNFEILESQEEKPDKPSKWKACLKTNFLTLATIGGVVCGIILGVILKETVGSFTKREVMYVSFVGDIFLRMLKSLILPLIISSLVSAIASLDLSLSGRIAARAIAYYLTTTVVAVLLGIALVASIRPGSGHGDGFVNESTDTEIQRNVTTVDTLLDLVRNMFPPNIIQACVEQTRTNLVAPANNKNETDLYNWDVDEEIVQGTNILGLVVVAVVVGIALAQLGEETRTIANFFHNLMALSMKITTWIIKLSPVGILFLVTAKIMEMEDMGMVLGQLGLYFATVMVGLLVQGFIVLPLIYLLLTRKSPIPYIINMSQAIATAFGTASSSATLPVTIQCLEEKNGIDPRVARFALPIGAAINMDGTALYEAVAAIFIAQVREVELTVGTYIAISITATAASIGAAGIPQAGLVTMVMVLDTVGLPAEDVSLILAVDWLLDRFRTAINVMGDAFGAGIVAHRSQKELNTLPKQNETS